The Plasmodium falciparum 3D7 genome assembly, chromosome: 12 genome contains the following window.
TAACTACAAAGAAAAGGattactaatatatatatttttcatacaattattatttatatataataaattatttataaaacataactaataattttaatttaatttttttctttctttttctttttttttaattacaaagttgataaatgaaaattataggAGCAGTAaagatatgtataattacacatatttaaaagataaagaaattttaaaataagaaaaaaaaatacaatacaatataatataataatataaaggcTACGAATAGAATGTACCCGAAATAAGGAATATTAtactatataaataaaaaacaaattatttataaccaTATACAAAAATGGATGACGATTTAGAAGCCCTAGTTGAAAAACCATCCATTGATGATTCTGATGAATGTTTAAACGTacgtatatatttaatacaggttttatttatatttcttgtttgttttgttatttttgtatttttctttatattattttttctaggAGTATTctaatgattataatttaaaatattttacataaccatttcttattcatttattaatttatttttattacaccatccatattataaatgttgttgttttttcttatatgaagttgacaattttttttttttttttttctatacaaACAAAAGTTTATGTGTTAATATATTCTCAAAATactaattttaaaaatgaaaaaataaattcataaatattattaagagCAAGAATATCAGATATTTTTTGCAAAAATAATACACAAAATATAACAGTATAATatgatcattatatttatattaaatattataaaaaagaaaaaaatttaaataagcATCAATTTGTTtagttatattaaatatagaaTAAGAAGAACAGTAatctaaatattataattatttaatatttttaaaaggtataacttttcttttttttaatttattagtatattttaaatatatgggaaaatattttatattgttgaatcaaaacattaaatataattttaaaaaaaatatatttttaatatcataaaatatatatatatatatatatatattatgcatatttatgagtaatattatataatttttattcaggtaaaatatatatattatatatatattattgtgaGGAACGCTTTTTAAggtgaaaatattattaattatattacatatatataaagcaaAATCTTAATTTTTCGCTTCTTTTTTCATACCGaaaaatatgatttattaatataaatagttaaataaataatatattaatatttacacatattttattatatataatgtgatTATCTCAATTATGTAATTttaagaaaacaaaaaaattatattttaaaaacggatatgttcttataatattatatgaagtTTTAGATTGTTTgaagtataatttttttttttttttttttttttttttttttttacagattcattcattatatatgaaatatcaaatatttaaaaattgaatggttttatttttttatgttcaattgtacatatacatatatatatatatatatatatatttagtgaacaaaattaattttaacagaacatattaaaaatatatatttctgatttatatatttatttatatttttttttttttttgctgaaaataatatttgctttacatgtaaaaaaaaaaagagcatATCTTTATTAGAAATACTGAAAATGGGTACGTTAAAAGCTATAATTGCCCCTTCAGTACTTGCATCCAATATAAGCAAATTAGCTGAAGAAACACAACGAATGGAATCTTTGGGTGCAGAATGGATCCATTTAGATGTTATGGATATGCATTTTGTTCCTAATTTATCCTTTGGTCCACctgttattaataatttaaaaaaatatacaaaaagtattttttttgatgtaCACTTAATGGTTGAATATCCAGAAAAATATGTACCATTGTTAAAAACATCAAATCAACTAACTTTTCATTTTGAAGCATTAAATGAAGATACCGAAAGATGTATACAATTAGCCAAAGAAATTAgagataataatttatggTGTGGAATTTCTATCAAACCTAAAACTGATGTACAAAAATTAGTTCCCATATTAGATactaatttaataaatacagTTTTAGTTATGACTGTTGAACCAGGTTTTGGAGGGCAATCATTTATGCATGATATGATGGGGAAAGTTTCATTtcttagaaaaaaatataaaaatttaaatattcaagTTGATGGAGGATTAAATATAGAAACCACCGAAATTTCTGCTTCTCATGGAGCCAATATTATTGTTGCGGGAACTAGTATTTTTAATGCGGAGGATCCAAAATATGTTATTGACACAATGAGAGTATCAGTACAGAAATATTtgaataattaatttataacttatatgtgt
Protein-coding sequences here:
- a CDS encoding ribulose-phosphate 3-epimerase, putative; the protein is MGTLKAIIAPSVLASNISKLAEETQRMESLGAEWIHLDVMDMHFVPNLSFGPPVINNLKKYTKSIFFDVHLMVEYPEKYVPLLKTSNQLTFHFEALNEDTERCIQLAKEIRDNNLWCGISIKPKTDVQKLVPILDTNLINTVLVMTVEPGFGGQSFMHDMMGKVSFLRKKYKNLNIQVDGGLNIETTEISASHGANIIVAGTSIFNAEDPKYVIDTMRVSVQKYLNN